From the genome of Virgibacillus siamensis, one region includes:
- a CDS encoding M20 family metallopeptidase, with translation MKTFVEQYLKDHESYFKEVSSFIYHHPETRFEEYTSSEFLAKECEKQGFIVKQNVANIETAFTATYGSGGPVIGFLGEFDALSGLSQEPNKTSYKPMEHDVGHGCGHNLLGTGAFASACAVKKYLEENNLPGTVKFFGCPGEEGGSGKTFMVRERVFEGVDAALTWHPSPANAIMSLSSLANYQIFFRFKGTAAHAANVPHLGRSALDAVELMNVGVNYMREHVIPEARIHYAVTNTGGISPNVVQANAEVLYLIRAPKVQQVDGMYKRIKKIAEGAAMMTETEVTIEFDKACSNYIQNRSLEKILYKNLKDIGTGNPTGSEKEFAKEIWSTFNELERENFLDPMTGFGYYGDGSEFDGKYLADTISPYYESKNILAGSTDVADVSWVVPTAQLTSATSTLGTALHTWQMTSQGLSSFANRGMLRAAGSMALTGITLFESEEDLNNVKKEFQAFRNKHDYTNPIPEGVRPSKLNER, from the coding sequence ATGAAAACGTTTGTAGAACAGTATTTAAAAGATCATGAGTCCTATTTTAAAGAAGTAAGTTCTTTTATCTATCATCATCCTGAAACGAGATTTGAAGAATACACTTCATCTGAATTTTTGGCGAAGGAATGTGAAAAGCAGGGATTTATAGTGAAACAGAATGTTGCCAATATTGAAACTGCTTTTACGGCAACTTACGGATCGGGAGGCCCTGTCATTGGATTTTTGGGCGAATTTGATGCATTATCCGGGTTAAGTCAAGAACCAAATAAAACGTCTTATAAGCCAATGGAACACGATGTTGGTCATGGATGTGGGCATAACCTCTTAGGAACAGGAGCATTTGCAAGTGCCTGTGCCGTCAAAAAGTATCTTGAAGAGAACAATCTTCCCGGTACTGTGAAGTTTTTCGGCTGCCCTGGAGAAGAAGGTGGTTCCGGGAAAACATTTATGGTTCGTGAAAGAGTATTTGAAGGCGTAGATGCTGCTCTGACTTGGCACCCTTCGCCGGCGAATGCGATTATGAGCCTATCAAGTCTGGCAAACTATCAAATATTTTTCCGGTTTAAAGGTACAGCCGCCCATGCTGCCAATGTTCCACACCTGGGAAGGAGCGCGCTGGATGCTGTGGAGCTAATGAATGTCGGTGTTAACTATATGCGCGAACACGTTATTCCAGAAGCACGTATCCATTATGCCGTAACAAATACGGGAGGTATCTCTCCAAATGTTGTCCAGGCAAATGCTGAGGTTCTGTATTTGATTCGTGCACCAAAAGTACAACAGGTTGATGGGATGTATAAACGAATAAAGAAAATTGCTGAAGGTGCTGCTATGATGACGGAAACGGAAGTAACGATTGAGTTTGACAAAGCATGTTCCAACTATATTCAAAATCGCAGCCTGGAGAAAATACTATATAAAAACTTAAAAGACATCGGCACGGGGAATCCAACGGGGAGCGAGAAAGAATTTGCCAAGGAGATATGGTCCACATTCAACGAGTTGGAAAGGGAGAACTTTTTGGATCCGATGACTGGTTTCGGTTATTACGGTGATGGAAGTGAATTTGACGGTAAATATTTGGCAGATACAATCTCCCCATATTATGAATCAAAAAATATTTTGGCGGGATCTACTGATGTGGCTGATGTCAGCTGGGTTGTGCCAACAGCGCAATTAACTTCTGCAACATCAACATTAGGCACTGCGTTGCACACGTGGCAAATGACGTCACAAGGGCTGAGCAGCTTTGCAAACCGAGGAATGCTGCGGGCTGCCGGAAGTATGGCATTAACAGGAATTACCTTATTTGAATCAGAAGAAGATTTGAATAATGTTAAAAAGGAATTTCAAGCCTTTCGAAACAAACATGACTACACCAATCCCATTCCAGAAGGTGTACGTCCTTCTAAACTGAATGAACGTTAA
- a CDS encoding amidohydrolase: MQNDTLAKKIIEWRRDFHQYPETGFLEMRTASIAAGILESYGLELKMGKEVMSADHCMGKPNEEETKKHLAWAKENGANTNYLDYFSEGYTGIVATLDTGKNGPTVAFRVDMDALPIYESTSENHIPLQKGFRSVNDNMHACGHDAHTSIGLGLAALLAENQESLQGKFKLIFQPAEEGTRGARSMVEAGVVSDVDYLIASHIGTGVPYMHVVAANNGFLATSKLDVSFTGVASHAGGNPEQGKNALLAAANIALNLSAIPRHSKGVSRVNVGEMHAGSGRNVIPDKAALKVETRGETSEINDFVKQQAKSIVSGAAAMYGVDYDMELVGEGISCTCSNELAAVVHESTVNAGLTGALESNESAGSEDATFFIDAVQRQGGYGTYCIFGTDLAAGHHNEKFDINEETLLPAVEILYNAASKLCKK; the protein is encoded by the coding sequence ATGCAAAACGATACATTAGCGAAAAAAATAATCGAGTGGAGAAGAGATTTTCACCAATACCCGGAAACCGGTTTTTTGGAAATGCGTACTGCATCAATTGCGGCGGGAATTTTGGAAAGCTATGGACTTGAATTGAAAATGGGAAAAGAAGTTATGTCTGCAGATCATTGCATGGGTAAGCCGAATGAAGAGGAAACAAAAAAACATCTGGCATGGGCAAAAGAGAATGGTGCAAATACAAATTACCTGGACTATTTTTCGGAGGGTTATACCGGAATCGTGGCTACATTGGATACCGGAAAAAACGGTCCCACTGTTGCTTTTCGGGTTGATATGGATGCCCTTCCGATTTATGAATCGACTAGTGAAAACCATATCCCTTTGCAAAAAGGGTTCCGTTCCGTAAATGATAATATGCATGCTTGCGGTCATGATGCCCATACATCAATAGGACTTGGGCTGGCTGCACTGCTCGCGGAAAACCAAGAATCATTACAGGGGAAATTTAAATTAATATTTCAACCGGCGGAAGAGGGAACGCGTGGTGCCAGGTCAATGGTTGAGGCGGGTGTTGTATCTGATGTTGATTATTTAATTGCATCACATATTGGTACTGGGGTTCCATATATGCATGTGGTGGCTGCAAATAATGGTTTTTTGGCGACATCCAAGCTGGACGTTTCGTTTACAGGTGTTGCATCACATGCCGGCGGAAATCCGGAACAGGGGAAAAACGCTTTACTAGCAGCAGCCAACATTGCTCTTAACCTTAGTGCCATTCCTCGTCACTCCAAAGGTGTAAGCAGGGTTAATGTTGGAGAGATGCATGCAGGAAGCGGAAGGAACGTTATTCCGGATAAAGCAGCATTAAAAGTGGAAACCCGTGGAGAGACTTCCGAAATCAACGACTTTGTAAAACAACAGGCAAAGTCCATTGTGTCTGGAGCAGCAGCAATGTATGGGGTGGATTATGATATGGAACTTGTCGGAGAAGGGATTAGCTGTACATGTTCAAATGAACTTGCTGCCGTTGTTCATGAAAGCACAGTGAATGCTGGTCTGACAGGAGCTCTTGAAAGTAATGAAAGTGCGGGATCGGAAGACGCAACATTTTTTATTGATGCTGTTCAAAGGCAGGGTGGTTACGGAACATACTGTATATTTGGGACAGACTTAGCTGCGGGTCATCATAATGAAAAATTTGATATTAACGAAGAGACACTTTTACCAGCTGTTGAAATTTTATACAATGCAGCATCTAAGTTATGTAAAAAATAA
- a CDS encoding AbgT family transporter — MKNKKGLFQRFLDIVERVGNKLPDPFVLFIGLAFLMVIVSYLLNLTGASVVHPGSGEEVPIKNLLSGDGLQFILTSMLENFTGFAPLGLVLVMMLGIGLAEKVGLLDYAIRKTILKSPPFLLTYTVVFVGIMGNLASDAAVVLIPPLGALVFYKVGRHPLAGLAAGFAGAGAGFTANLFIAGTDALLAGISTEAAQLISDSATVTPVDNWYFNIVSVFMLTIVGGIVTTKFIEPRLGKYEGDEVEAEDSEELPNAKKGFINALIAGLVYIAIIAITVFLPNSPLRNDEGGIVPSPLLEGIVPIIFVFFIIIGVTFGITVKKIKTSKDVSDYMAESMKDMANYIVLVFAIAQFIAFFNWSNLGTWVAVNGAEFLKDIEFTGIGLIIGYVIFTGLMNFLITSGSAKWAIEAPIFVPMFMQLGYDPAFTQVAYRIADSSMNIVTPLFPYMVIILAFMRKYDKNTNIGSYISLMLPYSITFLLSWIVLLLIFYFTGLPYGPGVHTYM, encoded by the coding sequence ATGAAAAACAAAAAAGGCCTGTTTCAAAGATTTTTAGACATTGTAGAACGTGTTGGAAATAAATTACCTGATCCATTTGTGTTGTTTATCGGTTTGGCATTTTTAATGGTTATTGTATCTTATTTGCTCAACCTTACTGGAGCTTCTGTTGTTCATCCGGGGAGCGGGGAAGAAGTACCGATTAAGAATCTGCTCTCTGGTGATGGATTGCAATTTATTCTTACATCGATGTTGGAGAATTTCACCGGCTTTGCTCCTTTAGGACTTGTATTGGTCATGATGTTGGGGATTGGATTAGCTGAAAAAGTTGGACTATTGGATTATGCCATTCGAAAAACCATTTTAAAATCACCGCCATTCTTACTGACGTATACCGTAGTATTTGTGGGTATAATGGGTAATCTTGCATCCGACGCTGCAGTTGTGTTAATCCCTCCTTTGGGTGCTTTGGTTTTCTATAAAGTAGGAAGACATCCATTGGCGGGTCTGGCTGCCGGTTTCGCTGGGGCTGGTGCCGGTTTTACAGCAAACCTATTTATCGCGGGAACGGATGCTTTGTTGGCCGGAATATCAACGGAGGCTGCCCAATTAATTAGTGATTCTGCAACTGTAACCCCAGTAGATAACTGGTATTTCAATATTGTATCTGTTTTTATGCTAACGATTGTTGGCGGGATTGTAACTACTAAATTTATCGAACCACGGTTAGGCAAATATGAAGGGGATGAAGTGGAGGCGGAAGACAGTGAGGAACTTCCGAATGCGAAAAAAGGTTTTATCAATGCATTGATTGCGGGATTAGTATATATTGCAATTATTGCCATTACTGTATTTTTACCGAATAGTCCATTACGAAATGATGAAGGTGGAATCGTGCCATCTCCATTGCTGGAAGGAATTGTCCCAATCATCTTTGTATTCTTTATTATTATTGGGGTCACTTTTGGTATAACGGTTAAGAAGATTAAAACGAGTAAAGATGTCAGTGATTATATGGCAGAATCTATGAAAGATATGGCTAACTATATTGTACTCGTATTTGCTATCGCACAGTTCATCGCCTTTTTTAATTGGTCCAATTTAGGTACATGGGTAGCTGTTAATGGTGCAGAGTTTCTGAAAGATATTGAGTTTACGGGTATTGGATTAATCATCGGCTATGTCATTTTTACCGGTTTAATGAACTTTTTAATTACATCCGGTTCAGCAAAGTGGGCAATCGAGGCACCAATATTTGTCCCAATGTTTATGCAGTTGGGGTATGATCCTGCATTTACGCAAGTTGCCTATCGTATTGCCGATTCATCGATGAACATTGTAACACCATTGTTTCCTTACATGGTTATTATTCTTGCGTTTATGCGCAAGTATGATAAGAATACGAATATAGGAAGCTATATTTCACTAATGCTGCCATATTCCATAACATTCCTGCTTTCATGGATTGTCTTGCTGCTAATCTTTTACTTCACAGGTCTGCCTTATGGACCTGGTGTCCATACGTATATGTAG